Genomic segment of Rhodococcus sp. W8901:
CGCCATCGCGAAGGCGGCGGCGCACACCGCGAGCGGCAGGCTCGACACGTTCCACCCGGCGCGCGACGCGAGCAGTTCCACGACGCCCGCGACGGCGAGCGCGAAAGCGCCGCCGGCGATGGTAGGCAGCAGCGTCACCGCGGAGACGGCGAGGAACACCGTCGAGGCCAGCCCGGATTCGCCGAGCGTGACGGTCATGACGACTGCGAGTCCGGTGAGCACCGCCATGTCGACGACCGCCCGGCGCAGCGGCGGCCGGATCTGGCGCCGCCGGGTTCGGCCGAGCCGGGCGTCGGAGAAGACACGCAGGAAGTACACGGCGAAGGAAACGGTGGCCACGATCCCGAGCCATCCATTCGGCTCGTCCCGCTGCTCCCATCCGCGGGCGAGCGGTTCGAGCAGGAACACCAGCCATACGGCCGCGAAGACGATGCCGAAACGACCCCACCGCTGGACGACGGTGGGCTGTTCGGTGTTGTTCACGCGGAACACGCTATACACGGGCGGTGTCGCGCCGGAACCGCCACACGGCACCGCCGACGAAGATCGTCAACCACACGACGACGTTGACGATCCACGTCCACTGCACCGCATCTCCGGTGAGCGGGGCGTGCACGAGGTTGCCGATGCCGTACATGGGGGTGAACCGGGCGATCGTCGCCCACACCGAACCGCCCTGCAGTGGCACGAACAGGCCGCCGCCGAACGCCAGCAGCGCCAGCCCGGGGCCGAGGATCTGCATGACGTTCTCGCTGGGGAGCAGGTAGCCCATGAACAGTCCGAAGGCCGCGAAGATCGACGAGCCGAGCCACGCGATCGCCGCAGTGGTCAACCACAGCGTGCCGTCCATGTGCGCCGAGGTGAACGCGCCGACCGCGTAGACGACCACGAGCGCGGCCAGTCCGAGCGTCATCGCGACGACGAGCTTGACGGCGATGTATGTGACGGGGGACAGGGGCGTCAGGCGCAGCTGTCGACTCCAGCCGGAAGCACGTTCCACCGAGACCATCGCGCCGCCGCCGGTGGTGGCGATCATCGCGCCGTACAGCGCCATGCTGATCATGATGTACGCGGTGACGTTTCCGCGCCCGGCACTCTCGTCCGCGTAGTCCTGGCCCAGCCCGAAGACGAGGAAGAACACGACCGGCATCACCAGTGTGAAGATCATGGTGCGGCGGTTGCGAAACAGGCGACGCAGTTCCAGGCGCAGCAGTGTGGGGTTGCAACCGCCCCAGCGGACGTTCCGGCATTCGGCGGCGAGGATGGTCATCGAATCTGTCCTTCGGCATGGTCGGTGGTGAGCGCGATGAATGCGTCTTCGAGCCCGCGGGAGACGATCTCGAGATCATGGGCATCGGTGTGGGTGAGCAGGAATCGGGCGACGCCGTCGGTGTCCGACGAGTGCACCACGACGGACTGACCGCGCAGTTCGACGGCGTCGGCGTGCGGGATGGACTGCAGCAGTTCGGTGCTCGCGCCGGGGAGCGTCGCGCGCAGGATACGGCCGGCCGTCAGCGCCTTGATCTCGGCGGTGGCGCCGTCCGCGACCACCCGGCCCTGCCGCACCAGCACGATGCGGTCGGCGTAGGCGTCGGCCTCCTCGAGGTAGTGGGTCGCGAATACGACGGTGCGGCCCGCGTCGGCGTCGGCACGGATCGCCGACCAGAACTCGCGGCGCCCCTCGGCATCCATGCCGGCCGTCGGTTCGTCGAGCATGATCAGCGACGGGTCGGGCAGCAGCGCCATCGCGAACCGCAGACGCTGCTGCTGTCCACCGGAGCACTTGCGGACCGGGCGGGACGCGATGTCGAGGATCCCGGCCCGGCGCAGCACCTCGTCCACCGGGCGAGCGTTCGCGTACAGGCTCGCGGTCAACTGCACCGTCTCGCCGACCGTCAGCTCGGGAAGTAGGCCACCGGTCTGCATCACCGCCGACACCAGCCCGCGTGCGATGGCGGCGCGAGGGGTCGTCCCGCACACCTCGACGGTTCCCGAATCCGGTTGCGAGAGCCCGAGGATCATGTCGATCGTCGTGGTCTTCCCGGCGCCGTTGGGGCCGAGGAACGCCACCACCTCGCCGGGGCGGATCGCCAGGTCCAGGCCGCGAACGGCATGCACCCGGCCGAAATGCTTGTGGACGCCGGCCAGGTGCACCGCGTCGCTGCGGTGTGGGTCCCGTCGGGGCGTGGAGATCGGCTGCGCTGTGGTCATGCCTCCAATCTGCGCAATGCCGACCCGATCGCCCTCACACTTCCGTCACGAGCTACCCATGACATTTGTCAGGGATCGTCGGTAGCTCACCGACCTGCACCTCGGTGGGTCGCGGGAGTGTGATCGTCGTCTCGTTCGAGGGGGTCGGTGTGCGGCCGGCCGGGGCTGCCGCTACCCTGGCAAACGTGTCAGCGACCTATTTCTGGTTTAGCAGGCCGGCCCCGGGTGGGTCGGTCGGCGTAACCACGCGCTGACAATCCACCCCAGAGCCGGATGACAGACCGGCTCGCTGGGATTCTTCACAGTCTTCGAGGGTCGGCCTGAGAACAGGAAACCGAACCCCATGACCGTTATCGCCAATGATCAGCGTCTCGATGATCAGCGCACCGTCAGTATCAGCCCACTGGTCGCGCCGTCCGTCGTGCGTGCCGAGCACACCCCCGACGAGGTGGCCGCCGCCACCGTGCGCTCGGGCCGTGCCGACACCGTCAACATCCTCAACGGCGACGACGACCGCCTCGTCGTCGTCGTGGGCCCGTGCTCGGTGCACGATCCCGAGGCTGCGATGGACTACGCGCGTCGTCTCGCCGCGAAGGCCGAGGAACTGCGCGACGACCTGCAGATCGTGATGCGCGTGTACTTCGAGAAGCCGCGCACCACGCTGGGCTGGAAGGGCCTGCTCAACGATCCGCACCTCGACGGCACCTACGACATCAACACCGGCCTGCGGATGGGCCGCAAGCTGCTGCTCGACATCTCCCGGCTGGGCCTGCCGGTCGGCTGCGAGTTCCTCGACCCGATCATCCCGCAGTACATCGCGGACCTGGTGACCTACGGCGCGATCGGTGCCCGGACCGCGGCCAGCCAGGTGCACCGTCAGCTGTGCAGCGCGCTGTCCATGCCGGTCGGCATCAAGAACTCCACCGAGGGCGACATCCAGGTCGCGGTCGACGGCACCCGCGCGGCGGCCGCCAGCCACGTGTTCCCCGGCACCGATCTCGAGGGCCAGGCGGCGCTGATCCACACGGTCGGCAACCCGGACTGCCACGTGATCCTGCGCGGTGGCACCGACGGACCGAACTACGACGCCGAGACGGTCGCGGACACCCTTGCGCGCCTGCGTAAGTCGGGTCTGCCCGAGCGCGTCGTGGTCGATGCCAGCCACGGCAACAGCCGCAAGGACCACAACAAGCAGGTCGACGTGGTCACCGACATCGCCGAGCGTATCGAGGCCGGCGAGAAGGGCATCGTCGGCATCATGCTCGAGAGCTTCATCGAGGCCGGGCGTCAGGACCTGACCCTCGGGCAGGCCGACGAACTCACCTACGGCCAGTCCATCACCGACGCGTGCATCGACTGGGACACCACCGCAACGACCCTGGATCGACTCGCTGCCGCGGTGGCCGCGCGCCGCTGAGCCGAACACCGCACGCCACGCACCCACCCCGTGCCCGGGGTGGGTGCGGCGGGTGTCTTCCGCACATGGTGGCGGATGCCACCATCGGCGCTTCGCGCGGCCGAGGCCAGCAGGTATCGGCGGTTCGGGGTGGTCGGTATCCCGATCGAGTCGGGCGAATGCCGCGAAGGACCCCTACGTTGGACAAGTGCCTTCTGCCGTCTGCACCCGATTCCGGCGCGCAGATAGCGCGGAAGGGAGTTCGCAGAAGTGAATCTGCGCAATGCTTGGCGTGCGATGAAGAAACCGGTGTTCGTGCCGGCCTCGATCGTGATCTTCGCGATGATCGCGTTTGCGGTGGTGTACTCGAGCGCCGCGGAGGGTGCGTTCGAATCGCTCAATCGGGTGATCTCCGACGGTGTCGGATGGTGGTACATCCTCGCCGCCACCGGATTCGTGGTGTTCGCGCTGTACTGCGGGGTGAGCCGGATCGGCAACATCCGACTCGGGCGGGACGACGAGGAACCTGAATTCTCGGTCCTGTCCTGGTTCGCGATGCTCTTCAGTGCCGGTATGGGCATCGGTCTCGTGTTCTACGGTGTGGCAGAACCGCTTTCACACTACGTGAAACCGCCGGAGGCCGGTCGGGTCGCCGGCTCGTCCGACGCCGCCGCCAACCAGGCCATGGAACTGACCCTGTTCCACTGGGGCCTGCACGCGTGGGCCATCTACGTCGTCGTCGGCCTGGGTCTGGCGTACATGACCTACCGCAAGGGCCGTCCGCTCTCGGTGCGATGGCTGCTCGAGCCGCTTCTGGGTCGACGCCGTATCGAGGGCCCGATCGGGCACGCGATCGACGTGGTCGCGATCGTGGGCACCCTGTTCGGTGTCGCGACCTCGCTCGGATTCGGGATCCAGCAGATCACCGCGGGTCTCGAGTACCTGGGGTGGGTGGAGGTCGACAACTGGCTGATCATTGCGCTGATCGCCGGCGTCACCGCGCTCGCGACGTTCTCGGTGGTGTCCGGGGTATCCAAGGGCCTCAAGTGGCTCTCCAACATCAACATGCTGCTCGCGGTGGCGCTCGCCGTGTTCGTCCTGCTGCTGGGGCCGACGCTGTTCATCATGCAGTCGTGGGTCCAGAACCTCGGCGGCTACATGCAGGCCCTGCCGAAGATGGCGCTGCGGACATCTCCGTTCGCGGAGGACGGATGGGCCGGGGCCTGGACCATCTTCTACTGGGGTTGGTGGATGAGTTGGGCGCCGTTCGTCGGCATGTTCATCGCCCGTATCTCCCGGGGCCGCACCATCCGCGAGTTCGTCTTCGGCGTGCTGCTCGCCCCCACCCTCGTCGGCTCGCTGTGGTTCACGATCTTCGGCGGCTCCGGCATTCTCCGCCAGCGCAACGACGGCGACATGCTCGGCGCCGACGGCGTCGTCGACACCAACACGAGCCTGTTCACGCTCCTCGGCGGACTGCCACTGGCGACCGTGACCTGCCTCCTGGCGATCGCGATCGTGATCTTCTTCTTCGTGACCTCGGCCGACTCGGGTTCCCTCGTCATCGACATCCTGTCGACGGGCGGCGACATGGGCACGCCGGTGCTGACGCGCGTCTACTGGGCGGTGCTCCAGGGGGTGGTCGCGGCGGTGCTGCTGCTGGTCGGCGGCAGCGGATCGCTGACGGTGTTGCAGACGGCGTCGATCGCGACGGCGGTGCCGTTCTCGGTGGTGCTGGTCCTCGCCTGCATCTCGATGCTCAAGGCGTTCCGATACGAGGTGGCCGCCGCACCGCGGTACGTCCGGATCTCGTCGGCCGGCGGGGACCGACCGGCCGAGGAGCGCGGGCGCCGGTCGGGCGTCTCGGCGACGCTGGCAGGGCTGACGGCGCCCCCGGCCGGGCGATCCGGCCCTGCCGGCGCACGGCACCGGGTCTTCGCGGTGCACGAGGTTCCGACCGGTGCGGTGAGCGTCGACCCGGACTCGGGTGCGGTGACGCTCGACGACGCCGCGCGGGCGACCGACCCGCTCGGCGGCGAGGTGTTCGACACCCCGGAGTTCGCGGACTCGGCCGAGGGGCAGTCGCGGCAGCCTGCACGCGCAGAAACGCCGTAGCCCACCACCGGGAGCGACCGGCGTAAGGTGAGCGGCGTTCGGGTCTGTCGACTCCACGGAGTGCGGGCATCACCGATCTCGTGCCCACGCATCCGTGATTCGGAAAGGATGCACTGTGGCGGAAAGTAAGCGGACGATGCGCGCGGCGCGATTTCATGCGGATACGAAAACCAATGTGGTGGAGGATGTTCCGATCCCCGAGCCGGGTCCCGGTGAGGTCCTGGTCAAGGTCGCATTCTGCGGCATCTGTCATTCCGACCTGAGCCTGCTCGACGGTACCTTCCCGGCGATGCTGCCGGTGGTGACCCAGGGGCACGAATCGTCGGGCACCATCGCCGCGCTGGGTCCCGGCGTCCAGGGCTGGCAGGTGGGCGACCGGGTGATCCCGTCCGCCGGCAAACCGGACATGAAGTGCCGCAACTGTCGTCGCGGCGACTTCACCAATTGTCTGAACATCCAGCTGATGGCCTTCGCCTACGACGGCGCCTGGGCCGAGTACACGGTGGCGCAGGCGGGTGGGCTCACGAGGGTGCCCGACAACGTTCCGCTCGAGCAGGCGGCACTGTTGGCCGACGCGGTCTCCACGCCGTTCGGCGCCGTGGTGGGGACCGGCCAGGTCAAGGTCGGCGAGTCCGTCGGAGTGTGGGGTGTCGGCGGGATCGGCACGCACATCGTGCAACTCGCGCGCCTGGTCGGGGCGGTCCCCATCATCGCCTTCGACATCAATCCCGTGGTCCGTGAGCGGGCCCTCGAACTCGGCGCCGACTTCGCATTCGACTCGCGTGACGAAAACCTGCGGGAGAAGGTGAGGGAGGCTACCGGCGGCAAGATGCTCGACGTCGCGTTCGATGCGGCCGGCCTCAAGGTCACCTCCGAGCAGGCCCTGAGCTGCCTGGACGTCGGCGGCCGGCTGGTGGTTGTCGGCATGAGCGGACAGGACGTCTCGCTGGGATCGACCGCGGCGTTGGTGCTGTCCAAGAAGCACGTCATGGGGCACCTCGGCTACAACGTCGCCGACATCGAGACGCTGGCCCAGCTGGTGTCGCGCGGACGCCTGGACCTGTCCCGGTCGGTGAGCGAGATCATCCCGCTCGAGGATGTCGCGAAGGGCATCGAGAAGCTGCTGGGCCACGAGGGGAGCCCGATCCGAATTCTCGTGCAGCCCTGAGTATCGGTCCCGTGCGCCGGATTCTGTCGGTGCCCGGCAGTAGCGTCGGCGCATGGGATACGAAATTCAGATCACAGTCGATTCGAAGGACCCGCACCTGCAGGCCAAGTGGTGGGCGAACGCGCTGGGCTGGCAGGTCGAGCCCAGCGACGAGCAGTTCATCCGAGGTCTCGTGGCGGCCGGTCACGCGCAGGAGTCCGACACCCTGGTGTTCGAGGGCGTACTCGTCTGGAGGGAGGGCGCGGCGATCCGCGACCCCGAGCATCCGCAACGCCCGCGAATGCTCTTCCAGTTGGTTCCGGAGAGCAAGTCGGTGAAGAACCGGCTGCACCTCGATCTCCGCGTGGGGGATCGTCGCGAGGAGGTGGCGACCGAACTCGTCGCCGCCGGGGCGTCGATCCTCCACCGCGGGCAGCAGGGGCCGAGCATCTGGATCACGATGACGGACCCGGAGGGCAACGAGTTCTGCGTGAGCTGAGCGGTCAGGCGGTCAGTCAGTGGCTTCCATGGGGCGCGAACGACAGACCCACCCGCAGGGCGCCGGCCGCCTCGAGCAGCGCGTCGACGCCGGCGCGACCGTAGCCGGTGAGGTTCACGAAGGCGTGGACCAGTCCGCGGTGGACGCGCAGGGTCGTCGGCACCCCCGCTGCGCGGAGTCGCTCGGCGTACTCGAGGCCCTCGTCCCGCAGCACGTCGAAGCCCGAGATCGCGACGTAGGCGGGCGGCAGCCCGGTGAGGTCCGCGGCGAGGATCGGTGATGCGCGCGGATCGGTGCGGTCCTGTTCGTCGGGAACGTAGTGGCCTGTGTACCAATCCATCTGGGCTTCGGTGAGGAAGAAGCCGTCACTGAACAACCCGTACGACGGCCGCTTGGCCGTCATGTCCAGCCACGGGAAGAACAGCATCTGGAACGCCGGCCGGGTCGCGTCGGCGCGGGTGATCTGGGAGACCACCGCGGCGAGATTGCCGCCGGCGCTGTCACCGGCCACCGCAACACGGCCCGGGTCGATGCCGAGCGTGGACGCGTTCTGCACCGCGAAGCGGAATGCGGCCACCGCATCGTCCGCCGCGGCGGGAAACGCGTGTTCGGGCGCCAGTCGGTAGTCCACCGCCAGTACCGCGATCTCGGCGTGCCGGGCGAGGAACCGGCACAGCGAGTCGTGGCTGTCGAGGCTGCCGAGAACGAAACCGCCACCGTGGAAGTACACGAGGAGCGGCGCCGCCGCGGGCAGGCCCGCCGGACGGTACAGACGCGCGGGGATCGGTCCCGCGGGACCGGGAATCGTCACGGTCTCCACCGACGCCATCGGGATCGGGCGCCCGCTGACCAGCCTTGCCTCCATGTCGATCTGGGCACGGGACTGCTCGAGGGGCAGTTCCTCGAAGTCCGAGTCCGGGATCAGCGCGAGCATGCGCAGCATCAACTGGATCTCGGTGTTCAGTTCCTGGCCGTCGACCCGGATCGGACGGCCGGCGAGGGCCCGCTGGATCGGGGAGGGCAGCGAGCCGGCGATCGTGGCCGCGGTGCGGACCGCCGATTCGAGCAGCGACTCCAGCAGTGTCGTCTTCATCGATGTTGGTCCTCTCACGGCGGGGCCCGAACGTCCGGCGTGCGGGTCTGCAAGCGAAGTCTGTCAACTGACCGACTTGGAAACAAGGGTGAAAGTGGACATCGGTCGAGTCGGCACATTCATTGCGCTTAACTCTGGTCCCCGGCGGGACCGGACACTACGCTGCCGACAACATTTGTGCGATGGTCGGGAAGGGTTGCAATGCCATACGTTTCGGTCGAACAACGACGCAGAGACCTGATCGATGCAGCGATCCGCGTGACGGCCGACGTGGGGCTGGCAGCCGCCAGCACCCGGGCGATCTGCGCCGAGGCCGGCGTGCAGCAGAGCGTGTTCCACTACTGCTTCTCCTCGAAGGAGGAGTTGCTGCGAGAACTCACCCGTGAGGTGGTCGCGGGGATGGTCGAGACCGCGGTCGCGACCCTGCCACCCGGTGTCGACGTCCGGGAGTCGATCCACAAGGGGCTCTACGGGTTGTGGCGGATGGTGAGCGTACAGCCCGAGAAACAGTTGGTGTTCTACGAATTGACGGTCGGGGCACTGCGTGAACCCAATCGCAGCGACATCCCCGAGTGGCAGTACCGCGAGTACTACGCGTCGACCGGCACGTTCCTCGAGCGGCTCGCGGAGACTGCGGAAATCGAATGGACCGTACCGATTCCCGTGCTCAGTCGGATGGTTACGACGGCCATCGACGGTCTCATCCTGGGATGGTTGGCAGACCGCCGGGCCGACGAGGTGGAGGCGTCGCTCGAGGCGTTCGCCGAGATGTTCGCCGGGCTGGCGGTTCGGCCCGTGGTGGTCGCCTAGCCGTGTTCTGGGAACGTTGTGATCAAGCTGTCGTGCAGCAGGATTCGGTCGGTGCCGCGACTGTTGCTGTTGCGGGTCGTGACGTTGTTGACGAGAAGGTGCGTACATGCGAGCTCAGCTTGCTGGTCAACGTCCGTATGCGGCGAGGAAGACATCCACGCCCTCAGTAACAACGTGCTCGATATCGGTTGCGGAGGCGATTGAGTTGACCGTGCCGGCGGTGAGTTGGATCAGGTGAACGGCAGCGATCTGGCCATCCTCCACCCTCAGTAGGCGTTGGCTGCTCATGACGAGTAGATGTTCGGCGATGGCGGACCGGACGCGCTCCGGACCGGCATGGCGCCACGCCGCCAGGACGTCCGGGTCGATGTGATCGGCGTCGGCGGCCACCTGCCGGATCATGGCGAAGTGGGACTGCGATGCCGGATCCGGTGTCGCCCAAGCGACACCGAACGCGATCAGGTCACGGCGGAGGTCCGCGATGCGGCCGAGTAGCCGATCCGCCAGTGCGATCTCACGCTCGGCGACGCGGTTGGCGCTGTCGAGGATGACCGCCAGGAACAGCGCTTCCTTGCTGCCGTATCGGTTGTAGATCGTCCGAGTGGAGACGCCGGCCTCGGTCGCCAACGACTGGATGCTTGCCCTGCTGTAGCCATCGCGCGCAAATACGCGCAGGGCTCCGTCGAGCAATGCCCGCTCCTTGTAGCCACTCACACTAGACCTCCCAATCGGGTACAACGAGCATTGTACTAAGTGCAATGTTCGTTGTACTTTGGGTGCATGGATACCCATACCGCAACCACGTCCGTACCCCGAATCGCCGTCATCGTCGGATCCACCCGCCCCCACCGGCGGGCGAGACTCGTCGCCGACTGGGTGCACGAGAACGCTGAAGAACACCTTCGTGGGCGCGCCAAGGTCGAGATGGTGGATCTCGCCGAGTACCACCTGCCTCTGTTGGACGAACCGGTGCCCGCCGCCATTGGC
This window contains:
- a CDS encoding ABC transporter permease, producing the protein MTILAAECRNVRWGGCNPTLLRLELRRLFRNRRTMIFTLVMPVVFFLVFGLGQDYADESAGRGNVTAYIMISMALYGAMIATTGGGAMVSVERASGWSRQLRLTPLSPVTYIAVKLVVAMTLGLAALVVVYAVGAFTSAHMDGTLWLTTAAIAWLGSSIFAAFGLFMGYLLPSENVMQILGPGLALLAFGGGLFVPLQGGSVWATIARFTPMYGIGNLVHAPLTGDAVQWTWIVNVVVWLTIFVGGAVWRFRRDTARV
- a CDS encoding ABC transporter ATP-binding protein gives rise to the protein MTTAQPISTPRRDPHRSDAVHLAGVHKHFGRVHAVRGLDLAIRPGEVVAFLGPNGAGKTTTIDMILGLSQPDSGTVEVCGTTPRAAIARGLVSAVMQTGGLLPELTVGETVQLTASLYANARPVDEVLRRAGILDIASRPVRKCSGGQQQRLRFAMALLPDPSLIMLDEPTAGMDAEGRREFWSAIRADADAGRTVVFATHYLEEADAYADRIVLVRQGRVVADGATAEIKALTAGRILRATLPGASTELLQSIPHADAVELRGQSVVVHSSDTDGVARFLLTHTDAHDLEIVSRGLEDAFIALTTDHAEGQIR
- a CDS encoding 3-deoxy-7-phosphoheptulonate synthase, with the protein product MTVIANDQRLDDQRTVSISPLVAPSVVRAEHTPDEVAAATVRSGRADTVNILNGDDDRLVVVVGPCSVHDPEAAMDYARRLAAKAEELRDDLQIVMRVYFEKPRTTLGWKGLLNDPHLDGTYDINTGLRMGRKLLLDISRLGLPVGCEFLDPIIPQYIADLVTYGAIGARTAASQVHRQLCSALSMPVGIKNSTEGDIQVAVDGTRAAAASHVFPGTDLEGQAALIHTVGNPDCHVILRGGTDGPNYDAETVADTLARLRKSGLPERVVVDASHGNSRKDHNKQVDVVTDIAERIEAGEKGIVGIMLESFIEAGRQDLTLGQADELTYGQSITDACIDWDTTATTLDRLAAAVAARR
- a CDS encoding BCCT family transporter, producing the protein MKKPVFVPASIVIFAMIAFAVVYSSAAEGAFESLNRVISDGVGWWYILAATGFVVFALYCGVSRIGNIRLGRDDEEPEFSVLSWFAMLFSAGMGIGLVFYGVAEPLSHYVKPPEAGRVAGSSDAAANQAMELTLFHWGLHAWAIYVVVGLGLAYMTYRKGRPLSVRWLLEPLLGRRRIEGPIGHAIDVVAIVGTLFGVATSLGFGIQQITAGLEYLGWVEVDNWLIIALIAGVTALATFSVVSGVSKGLKWLSNINMLLAVALAVFVLLLGPTLFIMQSWVQNLGGYMQALPKMALRTSPFAEDGWAGAWTIFYWGWWMSWAPFVGMFIARISRGRTIREFVFGVLLAPTLVGSLWFTIFGGSGILRQRNDGDMLGADGVVDTNTSLFTLLGGLPLATVTCLLAIAIVIFFFVTSADSGSLVIDILSTGGDMGTPVLTRVYWAVLQGVVAAVLLLVGGSGSLTVLQTASIATAVPFSVVLVLACISMLKAFRYEVAAAPRYVRISSAGGDRPAEERGRRSGVSATLAGLTAPPAGRSGPAGARHRVFAVHEVPTGAVSVDPDSGAVTLDDAARATDPLGGEVFDTPEFADSAEGQSRQPARAETP
- a CDS encoding zinc-binding dehydrogenase → MRAARFHADTKTNVVEDVPIPEPGPGEVLVKVAFCGICHSDLSLLDGTFPAMLPVVTQGHESSGTIAALGPGVQGWQVGDRVIPSAGKPDMKCRNCRRGDFTNCLNIQLMAFAYDGAWAEYTVAQAGGLTRVPDNVPLEQAALLADAVSTPFGAVVGTGQVKVGESVGVWGVGGIGTHIVQLARLVGAVPIIAFDINPVVRERALELGADFAFDSRDENLREKVREATGGKMLDVAFDAAGLKVTSEQALSCLDVGGRLVVVGMSGQDVSLGSTAALVLSKKHVMGHLGYNVADIETLAQLVSRGRLDLSRSVSEIIPLEDVAKGIEKLLGHEGSPIRILVQP
- a CDS encoding VOC family protein, with translation MGYEIQITVDSKDPHLQAKWWANALGWQVEPSDEQFIRGLVAAGHAQESDTLVFEGVLVWREGAAIRDPEHPQRPRMLFQLVPESKSVKNRLHLDLRVGDRREEVATELVAAGASILHRGQQGPSIWITMTDPEGNEFCVS
- a CDS encoding alpha/beta hydrolase, translating into MKTTLLESLLESAVRTAATIAGSLPSPIQRALAGRPIRVDGQELNTEIQLMLRMLALIPDSDFEELPLEQSRAQIDMEARLVSGRPIPMASVETVTIPGPAGPIPARLYRPAGLPAAAPLLVYFHGGGFVLGSLDSHDSLCRFLARHAEIAVLAVDYRLAPEHAFPAAADDAVAAFRFAVQNASTLGIDPGRVAVAGDSAGGNLAAVVSQITRADATRPAFQMLFFPWLDMTAKRPSYGLFSDGFFLTEAQMDWYTGHYVPDEQDRTDPRASPILAADLTGLPPAYVAISGFDVLRDEGLEYAERLRAAGVPTTLRVHRGLVHAFVNLTGYGRAGVDALLEAAGALRVGLSFAPHGSH
- a CDS encoding TetR/AcrR family transcriptional regulator, with product MPYVSVEQRRRDLIDAAIRVTADVGLAAASTRAICAEAGVQQSVFHYCFSSKEELLRELTREVVAGMVETAVATLPPGVDVRESIHKGLYGLWRMVSVQPEKQLVFYELTVGALREPNRSDIPEWQYREYYASTGTFLERLAETAEIEWTVPIPVLSRMVTTAIDGLILGWLADRRADEVEASLEAFAEMFAGLAVRPVVVA
- a CDS encoding TetR/AcrR family transcriptional regulator gives rise to the protein MSGYKERALLDGALRVFARDGYSRASIQSLATEAGVSTRTIYNRYGSKEALFLAVILDSANRVAEREIALADRLLGRIADLRRDLIAFGVAWATPDPASQSHFAMIRQVAADADHIDPDVLAAWRHAGPERVRSAIAEHLLVMSSQRLLRVEDGQIAAVHLIQLTAGTVNSIASATDIEHVVTEGVDVFLAAYGR